The region GAGGAAATGTCAggcaggaaaagaacagaatcaGCTGCTGATCCCACAACAGTTTGGGTTTGTTCCGACTGGGGGAAAAGGGCACTTTGGGAAAGGCTGGGGAGCTTTTCTCCCCCGTGGCTCATCAGCCCGTGGCcggccctgctcccagctgctggccaAGACGAGGGCTTTGCATTGCAGAAATTCCCCAGGAACACACTACTTTCAGTGGAAAAGTCCCAGcggagggatggagggggacAATGTGGGGCTCACCAGTGCCACGCACCCCCTTGGATGGTGGGAGCCCATCCTGAgctcccagcacccccaggtccctcaCCGAAGGATGCAGCcgggtgtccctatggggctgccagcccctccagccccccccATTCTCCACACAGCAAAGGCCACTTTATGAGAAAGTGAAGATAAAAAGCGAGCCATATGTTGCCCGTAATCTTCCCAACCCTCACTTCAATTACTGCCTCCTCTGAGCCCACCCCGGCCGAGCCTAAGCAAACAAGCCCCTCTGAAAGAGGACCCCGGTTTCCAATTAAAAGCGTCCTAACTGTTCTCCTCTGCCTAAATCCTCCCAGGCGAGGAATGTCCCGGCCCTGCTGTGGCCACACTGGCTCCCCCCGTGCCGGCGAGTCAGGCTGGGGGCATGCACAATGTCCCCCACCCTGGCCCCTTCCCAGGTGACGTCAGGGGCAGCCCCAGACAGTCATTAATTTCCCCCCTCGTTGGGGAAAGGCTTGAAAGGGAGAGTTAATTAAAAGTAATACCCAGCCAAATCCGGCTCCGCTTCTCCTTTGACACATGGAGGGATTTGGGGAGCAGGTGCTGAGGGAATGGAAAGGGGGGGTCGTGATCGGAGTGGgtttttccccttcccagaGCATGGCAACGTGGGCCTGAGCACTGCGTGCTGAGCTCATCCCCTCCTAGACTAGGGACGCTGGGGCAGGCACCCCTCACTGGGGTGCAAAGGCATCTCAGTGTCTCTGTCAGTGCAGGTCTCAAATCCTAGAGTTTGTTAAACCTCTTCCCCTCCACCAAAAGTAAGCTCAGTGGTGAAAGCTCACATCCAGCTCCCCAAAAGCCACTGAAACACCTACTGGGAGCTGCTTGATTGGTGTGGCCATGGGCACAGCATCCCTCTTCCTGGGAACCACTGCTCCGGTCTCTCTGGGGACTACCAGTGCTGTGTTGCATGGGGAAGGTGTCCCAAGATGATGAGCAGAGCAGACATCCCACAAAGCAGGAGTGAGTGGGATTCATCCTCACTCTGTGGGCATCAGACTTGCATATGGCCCATGCATCCCAGAGACACCGCAGTGCCACAGTGGGACTTGGGCCAGGCAACTCCTTGCAGCCTGCTGAGCACTGCATGGTTTCTAACAAGCAACTCAGCTTTGTTAGCAATTAACAAATAGTGAGCTTGCTGGAAAAGGCTGCAAGTGATTTACAGCTCATGAAGGGGAAGGATGTGTTATGGCCAACCTGCATTGCACCTTGGTGCCAAGGACACCGGCACGGCGATGCCAGGGTGGGTGAAGATGAGGATGGCGCAGCCATCCAGCCTCACAGAGGGACCTGAATCTTGGTCCCTTTTTGTTGTCTGTACCCCATCCCCAGGTAAAAGTGACGATGAAGACAGTGTCTGCAAAATGGGCCCAGCCTCAGCAAAGGGAGCTGAGGAGGGGAAGGACCACAAGCGGCCCAAGCGCCCGCGCACCATCCTGACCACGCAACAGCGCAGGGCCTTCAAGGCGTCCTTCGAGGTCTCCTCCAAGCCCTGCAGGAAGgtatggggacactgggggtgGCCCGGGGGCTGGGCAGTAGCTCTGCCCCCTCCTGGATCCCCCAAACCTTGTGTGAGTCCCACTGAGATGTTGTTCTTCCTGCAGGTGCGGGAGACACTGGCAGCCGAGACAGGGCTGAGCGTGCGCGTGGTGCAGGTCTGGTTCCAGAACCAGAGAGCAAAGGTGGGTGCAGGGGCCCCCTCCTGTCCTCTCCTGCAGCCGTGTCATGACCCCCGgctctttccccttcttttcacCCAGATGAAGAAGCTggccaggaggcagcagcagcagcagcaggaccagcagAACACGCAGCGCTTGAGCTCAGGTACCCAGCTGTCCCCATTTGCCATCACAGAATGCCATCTCTGGGCTTTCCAAGCctccccaccaaaaaaaacacACCCCCACCATGCCAACAGCTTGCTCTTGTCTTGCAGCCCAGCCGAACAGCAGTGGCCctggggggctggaggggctTATGAACCCCTACACTGCTCTGCAAcccccacagcagctcctgggcatgGAGCAGGTCTACAGCTCCGACCCCTTCCGGCAAGGGCTCACCCCCCCACAGATGCCTGGAGACCACATGCACCCCTATGGTAAGGCTGTAGAGGGGGGCAGGCCACAAATCCCCTGGATTTGCGCTCTTGCTTGTCCTCACAGTGTCAAAGGGTGGGCTGCATGACGGGGGTGCAGCAAGTTATGGGAAGGCAGCAATCTCTGCTGCCGTAAATCCCCACAGTGCAGAACTGGGGGCACTAAGGTGGCCAGCACCATCAGGGCACCGCGCTGAGCAGCTGGACTCAAAGCCAAGGGGAGTAGGAAGCAGGAAGCCCTGGTAGGAAGGTTATGAGTGCCATCTCCTCCCTGATGGTGCCACCTCCCTCCTAATAGTTCCACCATCTCTCTGCTGATGCCATCCCAACATCTCTGATGGTGCCAACACCTTTCTGATGATGCTAATCCCTATGGGTTTAGCACCCTGGCATGGGACAACACCCCCAGAGCATCTCAGCAGGCTCTTGGTGTCCCAGTAGGAGCCAGCTgcaggggctgggagctgcagcagcacgcagcatccctccagcactgctccttcctttctccccaaGGTGCTGAGCCCCTCTTCCATGACATGGACAGCGACGATACCTCACTGAGCAACCTGGGTGACTGCTTCCTCGCCACAGCAGATGCGGGGCCACTGCAGACACGGGCGGGGAACCCCATCGACCACCTGTACTCCATGCAGAGCTCCTACTTCACCTCCTGAGCATGGCAGGGCCCTGCAACGGGACGTTGTCCCGCAACATTTTGTAGCTCGGGATGCCCAGGGACCCAATGAGTTTTGGGTTGCATAGTTTCATGTTTCTCTTAGGATCCTAGGGTTAGGGGCAGGTTGGGCAGCTGGCGGGTTGGATTCAGGTTGCCGTGCAGATGTAGAAGCCTGGAGACGTCTCCCCaggatgtggggctgggtgtACGTGTGTGGCACATGTGTGTGCGGAGCCGTGCGGCTGTGTGCGGGGATGTCCCGCCAGATTGTATCCACAAAGTTTATTTCTAAGTCTATCAGAAATTTACTGTACAGCGAAAGTAACTTTATTTTCAGCGTGAACCATATTTAAGGAAATACTCAATGCACTTAAGTTATAAGATGAAATGATTTACTTTTTATAAACGTTATGTTTAGGTTGCAAAAGCCCAGCGGCAGGGAAGGAACACCTGCTTGTTTCAGGAGGTAGGTCTGGGTTTTGGGGTCGGTTCTTTTCGGTGCTCTCAGGTTACCCCACTTGTTTTGAGGTGGACTCCGCAGCAGGCTCCTCACCAGAAGGGCGGTGGGGACGGCAAGGTGACAGCATCCTGTCCTCACCACTCAGCGTGGCTGGTGCTTGATGCTGGAGATGGAGAAATCCCCGCCTCTATCCTCCAGCACAGACCCATCCCATACCCAGAGGTGGGTGATGGGGTGGTGTGGAGTGATGTCCCGGCTCTGGGAGGCACCAGCCCATGCCGCCAGGAGGAAGGAGCCCTGCATCTCCCACCCTACGCACGGGTCCATCTCTGCAAGTTCTCCGGGTCGAGCTTTCAGCCGACCATCGCCTCATCCCCGTCTCGTTTTCATGCGTTGTGTCCTtttgtgctgctgttcccaAACGATGTAAAGACATGCAATGAATGGCTGCAAGGCTCAGAACACTGGTTCATTGGCACAGCTTGATTTGACACTGAATGTAGCAGGGTCTGGAGGTGGCTGACCCGGCAGGAGATGCTGACACTCTGTCGGGTATCACGTAACAAGGTGAAattaaaagacaacaaaatccccccaaaaaaaccaaccaacagcCATGCCTGGTCTCTTCTTGTGTGGGGTGTCCTGTTGACTTGGGAGGGATGGGTTTGGATAATCTCCCGAGTCAGCAAGGAGTTGGGTATCTCTTCTTCTCATTGGGTATTAAATATCAgtggagggtcaggttggatatcaagaAAAGTTTCTTCACTGGAGGGTGGTGGGTataggcttcccagggcagtggtcatggcacagagctgccagagTCCAAcgagcatttggacaacattCTCTGTCACATGGtctgaattttgggtggtcctgtgtggagccacgagttggactccatgatccttatgggtcccttccaacttctaattttctatggttctatgatcaaATATTCTCTGTCCTGAGGCTGTGCTGAGTCTTGAGGGTCTCTGCAGCCAAGGAATGGAGGTGAGTGGCTCTGGAAGTGACACAGTGCCCACAACCCATGGGGATGGGAACTGCTCTGTCAACCTGACACAGGAAAATGGCTGGAATTTTCTGGTATGAACAGGATGGGAAATTACTGCTTGGGATTTCTCTGACACTTGGCTTAGTGGTCTTGGAGGAATGCTGGCTGGTGCTAGCAGGGTGGAGGGGATCTGGGTGAGGTGATATTCATCGTGGGATGAAAGTGAAGATGTGCTCTGCTTGTGGGAAGGGGGCTTTAGGAAGGATGGAGGAAGTGTGGCGTGGAGGAGCTGCCGTGAAGCCAGCATGAGCCTGATTTGTAGGATCCAGGTGTACATAATGGCTGGGTTAACACCACCCAGGCTTGCAGTAGAAAAATGGATGTTTCCACTCATGATTATTAAAATTGCCTTAAAAATTGCCTTGCTTGGCTGTTTCTTAAAACAttgcattttacatttttttttaagaaaaaaaaaaaaagatttaaagatGAAAGGTTTGCCTTCCCCACCCACAGCTATCTCCTATTTGAAAAATGTTCACCTACATCAGCCTGCCTTTCTGTCAGCCCAACTATCAATTTATACTTATGAAATTACTTCCCCCAAAATAACCCCCCCATAAAATCCGTGTCACACAGACAGCTTGCCTACTTCTTTCAAAATCTTGCAAAAATGTAGTGGCAATATAATAACAGTATCTCAAGGCATGTGCACATACACGAGTAGAATTATAATGTATGTAGTGTGCATCTATATTTTTGGGAAGGATCAGTGTTGTGGAATGGGATAGAATGTCATCTGGCAGAGTTCATGGTCTTAAACCTACCCTTCTGCCAATTGGTTTGTGCTTGACACAGTCCATCTTGTAAGGGTGCAATCCAGTAGTGCACACATCCTCCTGTCCACCCGGATGTGACGCTCTAGTGTGCTTTATTTTGGGATGTGGACTGCTCCTGCCAAGGAAAACCATCTGGACTTCTATCTTCTGAGGAGATTTAGTCACAGCGTGGCAGATGACTTCTCGTCAGGGCTGCTGGGGTGCTGGTGGGCGGTGGGTTTGTTGCACCTTGGGCTGGCTCCATTGGGTGGACTATTGTGGTCCTGTGCTGCCATATAGTGCTCCACGCCTGAGCCAGCTCTCagcccacagagcagctccctggTGTGAACGGCAGCTTCTTGTCAAGcccaggaagaaaagaagaaggtCATGAAAACAAGCTCTACCTCGCTCTCCAAGGCAAGGGCAACAGCAGGATGGGGTTGGGAGCCGACCTTCGCGTCCCCAGTGGCACGGTGAACAAAGCCTTCTCTGTTCAGGAGCTGCTCGGTGGCCAAGATCAAGCCAGAGATTGCCTTTCAGTTGAGGACACTGATTAGATGATACCGATAGGCGGGAGCAAGCTGAGTGATACTACGTTAATTAACTCGCTCTTTGTGAATGGATGGTATAGGATCTTGGGGCAGAGGCAGACTGGGAAGGAATTCAAAATGGTCTTGGCCAATACTGGCTGCGTTTGCATTTGGAGATTTAAACTGTGGTGGTATTTCTAGGTATGTGCAGACGTGGAGCAAGAGCGAGCAGCCTTCCTGGAAGAGTGTGACCTTGGTAGCGGAGGCTGTCTCGGAAATCTGCCCAGGAAAGACACAAGTAAGGTCTTTCCCCGCCATCAGACATGGGAGGTGGCAAATGGTGCTTTCctggtgggaaaagaaaaggctctggTTGTTCCCGACACCTTTCCAGAGTGAAATCATTTGCCAGATGTCTGATATCTAAACCGATGCTGTTCTGGGCATAAAATGTCACCCGTCATTAGAAAATGCTTGTGTCTTGTGACACATGATATGGCTCAAACCACTGAGGACGAGTGGCCTTATGGTAGGTCTGCGAGTAAGATCCTAGGTAACACCAGCTGTCCAGATCTGAGACTTGCATTTGCTAAgtcattttcttccactgcttAGCTGCAAGGAAAGTTCCCTTAAAGAAGCCTGTGTGAAATGGCAAAgacttgcaaagaaaaggcaggaaaaggGCGAGGAGCT is a window of Gallus gallus isolate bGalGal1 chromosome 8, bGalGal1.mat.broiler.GRCg7b, whole genome shotgun sequence DNA encoding:
- the LMX1A gene encoding LIM homeobox transcription factor 1-alpha isoform X1, whose amino-acid sequence is MLDGLKMEETLQSALDPAAPFSSLLGKAATPRSVCEGCQRVIADRFLLRLNDSLWHERCVQCTSCKEPLHTTCFYRDKKLYCKLDYEKLFAVKCAGCLESIAPSELVMRAQQSVYHLHCFCCCVCERRLQKGDEFVLKEGQLLCKGDYEKERELLSLVSPALSDSGKSDDEDSVCKMGPASAKGAEEGKDHKRPKRPRTILTTQQRRAFKASFEVSSKPCRKVRETLAAETGLSVRVVQVWFQNQRAKMKKLARRQQQQQQDQQNTQRLSSAQPNSSGPGGLEGLMNPYTALQPPQQLLGMEQVYSSDPFRQGLTPPQMPGDHMHPYGAEPLFHDMDSDDTSLSNLGDCFLATADAGPLQTRAGNPIDHLYSMQSSYFTS